A part of Vicia villosa cultivar HV-30 ecotype Madison, WI unplaced genomic scaffold, Vvil1.0 ctg.000731F_1_1, whole genome shotgun sequence genomic DNA contains:
- the LOC131630744 gene encoding non-specific lipid-transfer protein 1-like has product MSSQKTVAAILVLCMIMTTTLHASEIDDVSCPEAISNLLPCLTFLTGFPPPTPSAECCTGATNLFNKANTTPILRSVCQCLKDASTRFGVKPDRAAQLPQLCHINLSFTISPTVDCSKIQ; this is encoded by the exons ATGTCGAGCCAGAAAACTGTTGCTGCAATATTAGTTTTGTGCATGATAATGACAACAACATTACATGCAAGTGAAATCGATGACGTTTCATGTCCAGAGGCTATTTCAAATCTATTGCCATGTCTAACTTTTCTAACAGGATTTCCTCCACCAACACCATCTGCTGAGTGTTGCACTGGAGCTACTAATTTGTTCAATAAGGCTAACACAACTCCTATTCTGAGAAGTGTCTGCCAATGTCTCAAAGATGCTTCTACTAGGTTTGGAGTTAAACCAGACAGGGCTGCTCAACTTCCACAACTTTGTCACATTAATTTGTCTTTTACAATTAGTCCTACCGTTGATTGTAGCAA GATTCAATAA